The proteins below come from a single Malus domestica chromosome 03, GDT2T_hap1 genomic window:
- the LOC103407748 gene encoding auxin response factor 2A-like isoform X1: MAVSLDTGVPWVMCQQDDAPASVICFDTHFSKFAGCYDDIFYDVEASTNQLADQQMPVYNLASKILCRVINVSLKVEPDTDELFAQLTYFPNQMEA; this comes from the exons ATGGCTGTGTCCTTAGATACAGGTGTGCCCTGGGTCATGTGCCAACAAGACGATGCTCCTGCATCCGTG ATTTGTTTCGACACGCACTTCTCAAAATTTGCAGGATGCTATGATGATATTTTCTATGAT GTGGAGGCATCGACTAATCAGCTGGCTGATCAGCAGATGCCAGTGTATAATCTTGCATCGAAGATTCTTTGTCGGGTTATCAATGTATCATTgaag GTTGAACCAGACACTGATGAATTATTTGCACAACTCACTTACTTCCCAAATCAAAT GGAGGCTTGA
- the LOC139194102 gene encoding probable LRR receptor-like serine/threonine-protein kinase At3g47570, whose protein sequence is MGLAGVIPPQLGNLSFLVALRLQNNSFHGPLPQELSRLRRLKTINFGNNNFMGTIPSWFGSFAKLQTIILSGNGFSGFIPTAIFNSSALERINLSRNQLSGSIPREIGNLTMVKGIYLGSNKFEELPNEMGSLGQLEELYVQYNDLKGFAFVPVLNISSLINLTLYGNNMSGSLPDNICEHLPSIRQFNLGRNQLDGLTPSKLWQCKELRDIVMDYNNFSGSIPKSLGNLTYLTKIFLNNNNLAGTIPDEIGDLPWLEILTLQFNNLSGVIPFKLFNNSMMRILRLSINQLLGSLPANIGLNVPNLEFFYVAQNNLVAGPLPNFSNVSKLSKLDLNSNSFTGILPTTLSSLKNLEYLVLHRNNLMIDASTLQAASTLSCLLNLRNLKRLDLGDNPLNTTIPASRGNLSKSLLYVDLSISNIRGNIPVDIGNLSILMALHLENNQLSGEIPSSIQGLKNLQGLHLNDNELRGHIPYEFCQLKNLAELRLGGNRLSGSIPSCLGTMAVALRSLSLGSNLLTSKIPSSLWELNHILHLNLSSNSLDGLLSEDIGKLRDVVDMDLSNNHFSGNIPGSIGGLQNMISFSLANNYLEGPIPSSFKTLLSLDFLDLSKNNLSGEIPKSLEALLYLKQLNSSFNKLQGEIPTGGPFENFSLDSFVSNGALCGASRLHVPLCKNRTKVKPNWKKAKYIIPEVILVILLAAAALILIPRKKRNVEVVRETATLHQVLWRRVSHLELVKATNGFHESNLLGTGGFGSVYRGTLSDGIDIAVKVFNLQLEGAFKSFYKECEMLSNIRHRNLIKIISCCDELDFKALILQLMPNGSLEKWLYSPNRSMTILQRLDIMKDVALALEYLHHGYSIPIVHCDVKPSNILLNDDMVAHVADFGIARLIGGGDSMTETVTLATVRYMAPKFGIEGSILTSGDVYSFGIVLMETFTKRKPTDEMFVEEMNLKQWITDSLFLDAAIDEVVDANILGTEEDGDFMSRRDCLSSVMRLALACTAALPGERINMKDAAITLTKIKTKYLKDCEGVNS, encoded by the exons ATGGGTCTTGCAGGAGTTATTCCTCCACAGCTAGGCAATCTCTCATTTCTCGTTGCGTTGCGCCTTCAGAATAATAGTTTTCATGGTCCCCTACCCCAAGAACTGTCTCGTTTGCGCCGGTTGAAGACGATTAACTTTGGAAACAACAACTTTATGGGAACCATTCCTTCGTGGTTTGGGTCGTTCGCTAAACTTCAAACCATCATATTGTCCGGTAATGGCTTCTCTGGTTTCATACCCACTGCTATCTTCAACTCATCTGCACTCGAGAGAATTAATCTAAGCAGGAACCAACTATCGG GTAGCATACCCAGAGAAATAGGCAACTTAACAATGGTGAAGGGCATATACCTTGGCTCCAACAAGTTTGAAG AACTTCCAAACGAGATGGGCAGTTTAGGTCAGCTAGAGGAGTTGTATGTGCAGTACAATGACCTAAAAGGCTTTGCTTTTGTGCCTGTCCTCAACATATCTTCTTTGATTAATTTGACTCTATACGGAAACAACATGAGTGGCAGTCTTCCGGACAACATATGTGAGCATCTTCCGAGTATTCGACAATTTAATTTGGGTCGAAACCAACTTGACGGTCTGACTCCCTCCAAACTGTGGCAATGCAAAGAGCTTCGTGATATCGTAATGGACTATAACAATTTCTCTGGAAGCATACCCAAAAGTCTTGGCAATTTGACCTACTTAACcaagatttttcttaacaacaATAATTTAGCAG GTACCATACCAGATGAGATTGGTGATCTTCCATGGTTAGAGATATTGACACTGCAATTTAATAATCTCAGTGGCGTCATCCCATTCAAACTCTTCAATAACTCCATGATGAGAATACTAAGGCTTTCTATTAATCAGCTCTTAGGCAGCCTCCCAGCAAACATAGGTCTTAACGTCCCAAACCTAGAATTCTTTTATGTAGCGCAAAATAACCTCGTGGCCGGACCTCTCCCTAACTTCTCCAATGTTTCCAAGCTCAGTAAGCTAGACTTGAACTCAAACTCATTTACCGGGATTCTTCCTACCACGCTAAGTTCCCTGAAAAACCTCGAGTATCTTGTCTTACACAGGAATAATTTGATGATTGATGCTTCTACTCTACAAGCAGCAAGCACTCTCTCATGCTTGCTTAatcttagaaatttgaaaagatTAGACTTAGGAGATAATCCACTAAACACCACGATTCCAGCTTCTCGCGGGAATCTATCCAAGTCACTCCTATATGTTGATTTAAGCATTTCCAACATTAGGGGTAACATTCCAGTTGATATTGGCAACTTGAGCATCTTGATGGCACTACACCTAGAAAACAATCAGTTGAGTGGAGAAATTCCGAGTTCAATACAAGGGCTAAAAAATCTGCAAGGTTTGCATTTGAATGATAACGAACTGCGAGGACATATCCCTTATGAATTCTGTCAACTAAAAAACCTAGCCGAGTTACGTTTGGGTGGTAATCGGCTCTCGGGTTCTATTCCTTCCTGCTTGGGTACGATGGCAGTAGCTCTAAGAAGTCTATCGTTAGGGTCCAATTTGTTAACTTCTAAAATACCATCTTCCTTGTGGGAACTCAACCATATATTGCACCTAAACTTGTCATCCAATTCTCTAGATGGACTACTCTCAGAAGATATTGGAAAGTTACGAGATGTGGTGGACATGGATTTATCAAATAACCATTTCTCCGGAAACATCCCCGGTAGCATTGGTGGTCTTCAAAATATGATTAGTTTCTCCTTGGCAAACAATTATTTAGAAGGCCCTATTCCTAGTTCATTTAAAACCTTGCTAAGCCTAGATTTCTTGGATTTGTCCAAAAACAATCTATCTGGAGAGATCCCAAAGTCATTGGAAGCACTCTTGTATCTCAAGCAACTGAATTCGTCTTTCAACAAACTCCAAGGAGAAATTCCAACCGGCGGGCCTTTCGAAAATTTCTCTCTTGATTCATTTGTATCAAACGGTGCACTCTGCGGTGCTTCCCGTCTCCATGTTCCACTGTGCAAAAATAGAACAAAAGTTAAGCCAAATTGGAAGAAAGCCAAATATATCATCCCTGAGGTCATATTAGTAATACTCCTAGCGGCCGCTGCATTGATTCTGATACCACGCAAGAAAAGGAATGTCGAAGTTGTTAGAGAAACTGCCACGCTCCATCAAGTTCTTTGGAGAAGAGTTTCGCACCTTGAACTCGTAAAGGCAACAAATGGATTTCATGAGAGTAACTTACTAGGCACAGGGGGTTTTGGCTCAGTATACAGAGGAACACTTTCAGACGGTATAGATATCGCCGTCAAGGTTTTCAATTTACAGCTAGAAGGGGCATTCAAGAGTTTTTATAAGGAATGTGAAATGCTAAGCAATATCCGTCATCGGAATCTTATTAAAATCATAAGTTGCTGCGATGAACTTGATTTCAAAGCCCTGATACTTCAATTGATGCCTAATGGAAGCCTCGAAAAGTGGTTGTATTCTCCAAACCGCTCCATGACTATCCTGCAGAGGTTAGACATAATGAAAGATGTTGCATTGGCACTAGAATATCTTCATCATGGTTACTCAATACCTATTGTGCATTGTGATGTGAAACCAAGCAATATACTACTAAATGATGATATGGTTGCACATGTTGCTGATTTTGGGATTGCAAGACTCATCGGCGGTGGAGATTCGATGACAGAAACCGTGACCCTAGCCACAGTTAGATATATGGCTCCAA AGTTTGGGATCGAAGGAAGCATTTTGACGAGTGGGGATGTGTATAGTTTTGGTATTGTACTCATGGAGACATTCACAAAAAGGAAGCCAACGGATGAGATGTTTGTtgaggaaatgaatttaaagcaATGGATTACAGATTCATTATTTCTAGATGCTGCTATAGATGAAGTTGTGGATGCCAATATACTTGGGACGGAGGAAGATGGTGATTTCATGAGCAGGAGGGATTGTTTATCATCCGTTATGAGATTAGCTTTAGCTTGCACTGCAGCATTGCCGGGAGAGAGAATTAACATGAAAGATGCTGCAATCACACTCACCAAAATCAAGACTAAGTATTTGAAGGACTGTGAAGGAGTGAACTCTTAG
- the LOC139194103 gene encoding replication protein A 70 kDa DNA-binding subunit B-like codes for MKPWDIQFFLDRLKVGFVYEIDKFRLINNRKSNKIVPHDAMVELNKNTTIVPVEKPNQLIPMHWFNLIEFDELHKKVDRDVNLTDVFGCLMALQPIEEITVQNIRVEKKRDLKLQNTRGEQVTVTLWAETATSFQDDALQSLSSPLFIVLTSLKVKKYKGKPVLGSTGSTVCIFNPDIPQLSEYKQQFEHLKTPIEILQTSAEKYGKGAVIADSEQKTIEQLLLLDPALNKNTSFVCQATIVDYDLTKGWWYKSCPYCHKSVKNTYGTFQCFEHGSLEKMPEPWFKMNFIVDDATNQFNFLVIGRTAEKLLGISCHSLVIEEGYDDSSVLPPHLQKLVGSTKKFQVRFGNQNNEFGNTDFVVHGIIEEEALVHPKLSSIVPRTPATNTGKQVIDAATPIPITTLESQIRQIKSVATNKNVKRTLFVENETSKTHSKHDEGSQPLSTNSTRISAEISNLVVPKVEPADKTPISTLRSRSQAKKIKDSVGDVHSQKK; via the exons ATGAAACCCTGGGACATCCAATTCTTTTTGGACCGTCTAAAAGTTGGGTTCGTGTACGAGATAGATAAATTTCGTCTTATCAATAACAGAAAGTCAAACAAAATTGTCCCTCATGATGCCATGGTTGAGTTGAACAAAAACACTACCATAGTCCCAGTTGAGAAACCAAATCAACTGATCCCGATGCattggtttaatttaattgaatttgATGAGCTTCACAAGAAAGTCGATAGAGATGTAAACCTTACAG ATGTTTTTGGTTGTTTGATGGCTTTACAACCGATTGAGGAAATCACTGTGCAAAATATTAGAGTTGAGAAAAAGCGAGACCTCAAACTTCAAAATACTAG AGGTGAACAAGTTACAGTAACACTATGGGCAGAAACTGCAACAAGTTTTCAAGACGATGCATTGCAGTCACTTTCGTCGCCTCTCTTCATTGTTTTGACTTCACTCAAAGTGAAGAAATACAAAG GAAAACCTGTTTTGGGGAGCACAGGCTCAACAGTTTGTATTTTCAATCCTGATATCCCACAACTTTCAGAATATAAACAACA GTTTGAACACCTCAAAACACCCATTGAAATTCTACAAACTTCTGCTGAAAAGTATGGAAAGGGTGCTGTTATAGCTGATTCTGAACAGAAGACAATTGAACAACTGCTTCTTCTTGATCCGGCATTAAACAAG AATACAAGTTTCGTATGCCAAGCAACAATTGTCGATTACGATTTGACCAAAGGATGGTGGTACAAGTCGTGCCCGTATTGCCACAAAAGTGTCAAGAATACATATGGAACTTTCCAGTGCTTTGAACATGGGTCACTCGAAAAAATGCCTGAGCCATg GTTTAAGATGAATTTTATTGTGGATGATGCCACAAATCAATTCAACTTCTTAGTGATCGGAAGGACTGCTGAAAAACTTTTGGGTATCTCTTGCCACTCTTTGGTCATAGAAGAAGGCTACGATGACTCTTCTGTGTTGCCACCGCACCTTCAAAAATTGGTTGGCAGCACAAAAAAGTTCCAAGTCCGTTTTGGTAATCAAAACAATGAGTTTGGCAACACCGACTTTGTTGTTCATGGAATAATTGAGGAAGAAGCATTAGTTCACCCAAAACTTAGTTCGATTGTACCACGTACACCTGCTACCAACACCGGGAAACAAGTTATTGATGCAGCAACCCCTATCCCTATTACTACCCTGGAATCCCAAATCCGACAAATCAAATCAGTTGCGACAAACAAGAATGTAAAGAGGACACTATTTGTTGAAAATGAAACTTCAAAAACTCACAG CAAACATGATGAGGGGAGCCAACCACTGTCTACTAATTCAACCAGAATCTCGGCAGAAATCTCTAACTTGGTTGTCCCAAAAGTTGAACCTGCAGACAAAACGCCGATCAGTACATTAAGAAGTAGATCACAAGCAAAGAAAATCAAGGACAG TGTTGGAGATGTTCATTCGCAAAAGAAATGA
- the LOC103407748 gene encoding auxin response factor 2A-like isoform X2, with product MAVSLDTGVPWVMCQQDDAPASVVEASTNQLADQQMPVYNLASKILCRVINVSLKVEPDTDELFAQLTYFPNQMEA from the exons ATGGCTGTGTCCTTAGATACAGGTGTGCCCTGGGTCATGTGCCAACAAGACGATGCTCCTGCATCCGTG GTGGAGGCATCGACTAATCAGCTGGCTGATCAGCAGATGCCAGTGTATAATCTTGCATCGAAGATTCTTTGTCGGGTTATCAATGTATCATTgaag GTTGAACCAGACACTGATGAATTATTTGCACAACTCACTTACTTCCCAAATCAAAT GGAGGCTTGA